A window of the Salvelinus fontinalis isolate EN_2023a chromosome 26, ASM2944872v1, whole genome shotgun sequence genome harbors these coding sequences:
- the snai2 gene encoding zinc finger protein SNAI2 has translation MPRSFLVKKHINSSKKPNYSELESPTVFISPYLYKGLPLPVIPQPEILSSVAYNPITVWTTSSFPLSPLPSDLSPISGYPSSLSDTSSKDHSGSESPRSDEDDRMLTKLTDPHGVEAEKFQCSLCNKSYSTYSGLLKHKQLHCDAQTRKSFSCKYCEKEYVSLGALKMHIRTHTLPCVCKICGKAFSRPWLLQGHIRTHTGEKPFSCPHCSRAFADRSNLRAHLQTHSDVKKYQCKNCSKTFSRMSLLHKHEESGCCVVH, from the exons TATTTATTTCACCGTATCTTTACAAAGGCCTCCCATTGCCTGTCATTCCTCAACCGGAGATCCTTAGCTCGGTCGCATACAACCCTATTACAGTATGGACTACAAGCAGTTTTCCGTTATCTCCGCTTCCAAGTGACCTCTCTCCCATTTCTGGATACCCCTCGTCGCTCTCTGACACCTCATCCAAAGACCACAGCGGCTCCGAGAGCCCCAGGAGCGATGAAGACGACCGGATGCTTACCAAACTTACAGATCCTCATGGAGTGGAGGCAGAGAAATTCCAATGTAGTTTGTGTAACAAATCCTATTCCACGTATTCTGGACTGCTTAAGCATAAGCAACTGCACTGCGACGCTCAGACGAGGAAATCTTTCAGTTGTAAATATTGCGAAAAGGAGTACGTCAGTCTTGGAGCGTTAAAAATGCACATTAGAACTCACACTTTGCCTTGTGTCTGTAAAATATGTGGCAAAGCTTTCTCAAGACCGTGGTTGCTTCAGGGACACATCAGAACGCACACTG GAGAAAAGCCCTTCTCCTGCCCCCATTGCAGTAGGGCTTTTGCGGACAGGTCCAACCTCAGGGCTCACCTACAAACCCATTCGGATGTGAAAAAATACCAATGCAAGAACTGTTCCAAAACCTTCTCCAGAATGTCTCTTCTGCACAAGCATGAGGAATCTGGTTGTTGTGTAGTACATTGA